The genomic segment TAAAGCCAGCAGAAAGCACGCCGCTGTCTGCGATACGCATGTTTGAGCTGATTGAGCAGGCTGGCTTTCCAAAAGGCGTCGTAAACCTCGTCATTGGAAATCCTGAATCGATTGGGAAGGAGTTCATCGACAATCCGAAGCTCTCCAAAATCGGATTTACAGGCTCCACTCGTGTCGGCAAGCTGTTGATGGAGGGCGCCGCGAAGCAAGTGAAGCGCGTCAGCATGGAGCTTGGTGGTCACGCACCGTTCATCGTATTCCCGGATGCCGATCTGGATGCAGCCGTAAAAGGTCTGTTTGAGAGCAAGTTCCGCAACTCCGGTCAAATGTGCATTTGCACGAATCGTTTGTACGTCCATGAGGATGTCGCAGATGCGTTTACAGAAAAGCTGGTAGAGCGTCTGAAGCGTGCAAAGGTAGGGGATGGCCGCCAGAAAGAGACGGAGATCGGTCCACTGGTGAACGAGCGTGCCTTGAACAAGGTGCTCGAGCACATCGAGGACGCCAAGGACAAAGGCGGGCAAGTGGTATACGGCGGAAATCGTTTGGTTGAAGGTGATTATGCGAAGGGCTTCTATTGCGAACCAACCTTGATTGCTGGCGTTACAACGGATATGAAAATCTCCTATGAGGAAACGTTCGGTCCTGTCGTTCCACTCGTGCGTTTTACAGAGGAAGCGGATGTCGTACAGATGGCAAACGACACCCGTTACGGCTTGGCTGCTTATGTGTACACCCGCGATAATCAGCGTTGCTTCCGTATGGCTGAGCTCCTCGAATACGGAATTGTTGGGATCAATGACGGATCGCCAACCCAGACACAAGCGCCGTTTGGCGGTTTCAAGGAAAGTGGTATCGGCCGTGAGGGTGGCCGCTACGGAATGGATGAGTATTTGGAAACCAAGTTCGTTTCCTTTGGACTGTAAGATAAGAAGCGAAGAAGAGTTCAGATAAGATCTGGACTCTTCTTTATTTTCATATAGGAAGTGTATTAAAAGGTACAGCTTAACCTCTAAAGCTGGTGAGAAGAAAAAGCACAGGGCTCGTAGACCTTGACAACGCCTACCCAGTTGGAACTTCCAAAAGGGGACCACGCTTGTCGAACACTTCTTCTCTGAGAAACTTCCGCCCGTAGGGTGGCTTTGGCTCGACGGTGCCCTTTTGGAAGTGGAGACGGACAGTCAATCCCCCTTGCGGGCGTGTCAGAGTCGAAGAGAACTGTGCTTTTTCTTCTCCTCCACTATGTTGACTCAAACGAAAAAGGG from the Brevibacillus brevis genome contains:
- a CDS encoding NAD-dependent succinate-semialdehyde dehydrogenase, with the protein product MGEYKQMFMNGEWVTAESGESIQITNPATGETVGTVTFGDGRDANKAIDAAHQAFASWSRLTARERAKYLYNLSELVKNNRDELAGIISAEMGKPLGEAKGEVLGAADNFVWYAEEAKRVNGETIPSSVANKRIMVLRQPVGVVGAITPWNFPVNMVARKIAPALAAGCTVVLKPAESTPLSAIRMFELIEQAGFPKGVVNLVIGNPESIGKEFIDNPKLSKIGFTGSTRVGKLLMEGAAKQVKRVSMELGGHAPFIVFPDADLDAAVKGLFESKFRNSGQMCICTNRLYVHEDVADAFTEKLVERLKRAKVGDGRQKETEIGPLVNERALNKVLEHIEDAKDKGGQVVYGGNRLVEGDYAKGFYCEPTLIAGVTTDMKISYEETFGPVVPLVRFTEEADVVQMANDTRYGLAAYVYTRDNQRCFRMAELLEYGIVGINDGSPTQTQAPFGGFKESGIGREGGRYGMDEYLETKFVSFGL